A section of the Streptomyces sp. SCL15-4 genome encodes:
- a CDS encoding response regulator: MAIRVLLVDDQPLLRTGFRMILEAEQDIAVVGEAGDGLQALDQVRALQPDVVLMDIRMPRMDGVEATRQITGPGRDGPAKVLVLTTFDLDEYVVEALRAGASGFLLKDAPANELVQAIRVVANGEAMLAPSITRRLLDKYATHLPSGEEPVPDTLHTLTDREVEVLKLVARGLSNAEIAADLFVSETTVKTHVGHVLTKLGLRDRVQAAVYAYESGLVRPGAQ, translated from the coding sequence GTGGCCATCCGTGTCCTACTGGTCGACGACCAGCCCCTGCTGCGTACGGGTTTCCGGATGATCCTGGAGGCCGAGCAGGACATCGCGGTCGTCGGCGAGGCCGGTGACGGTCTCCAGGCCCTCGACCAGGTGCGAGCGCTGCAGCCGGATGTGGTGCTCATGGACATCCGGATGCCGCGGATGGACGGGGTGGAGGCCACCCGGCAGATCACCGGGCCCGGCCGGGACGGTCCGGCCAAGGTGCTGGTGCTGACCACGTTCGACCTGGACGAGTACGTGGTGGAGGCGCTGCGCGCCGGGGCGAGCGGCTTCCTGCTGAAGGACGCGCCCGCCAACGAGCTGGTGCAGGCGATCCGGGTGGTGGCGAACGGCGAGGCGATGCTCGCGCCGAGCATCACCCGGCGGCTGCTGGACAAGTACGCGACGCATCTGCCGTCCGGTGAGGAGCCGGTGCCGGACACCCTGCACACGCTCACGGACCGTGAGGTGGAGGTGCTGAAGCTGGTGGCGCGCGGGCTGTCCAACGCGGAGATCGCGGCGGACCTGTTCGTCAGTGAGACGACGGTGAAGACGCATGTGGGTCATGTGCTGACCAAGCTGGGGCTCCGGGACCGCGTGCAGGCGGCGGTGTACGCGTACGAGAGCGGACTGGTGCGCCCCGGCGCGCAGTAG
- a CDS encoding ABC transporter substrate-binding protein, translating into MNLRNQWPVLPLAAGLASGLLTGCGSETGDSGGTGASVVVGMSDDVLATDPAAGYDPGSWLLFNNVFQSLLGFPKGATEPEPELAKQCGFTDTRAMVYKCELKDGLKFSNGDDLTSADVKFSFDRMLKIDDPAGPALMFPMLDKVETPDARTAVFHLKVPDATFPSKIASGAGSIVDHRQYDANALRTDHQAVGSGPYKLDSFDKDQAVFSVNGNYQGTAKINNSGVTLKFFHGDRTALKDSLLDGGVDIAYRGLTATDIAQLDQQDDSKGVEVIEGTSAEVQHLVFNMKDPVAGKLGVRKAIAYLIDRDALIKDVYQGTATPLYSIVPAGVAGHNTAFFDTYGARPSQAKAAAALRADNITGKVKLTLWSTPSRYGPATDEELKAIAEQLNASGLFDADVKSVAFDQYEKDIAAGKYGVYVKGWVPDYPDADNFTAPFFGKGNVLDNHYDNRAITGSLLPGTAAQSDRSATDKDFGRLQDIVADELPVLPVWQAKQYAVVHDGVYGLEYCLDASTVFRFWELSKSS; encoded by the coding sequence GTGAACCTGCGCAACCAGTGGCCGGTCCTGCCCCTCGCGGCGGGGCTGGCCTCCGGCCTGTTGACCGGCTGCGGATCCGAGACCGGTGACTCCGGGGGCACCGGCGCCTCCGTGGTGGTGGGGATGTCCGACGACGTCCTCGCCACGGACCCGGCGGCCGGCTACGACCCCGGCTCATGGCTGTTGTTCAACAACGTCTTCCAGTCGCTGCTCGGCTTCCCCAAGGGCGCGACCGAACCCGAGCCCGAACTGGCGAAGCAGTGCGGCTTCACCGACACCCGGGCCATGGTCTACAAGTGCGAGCTGAAGGACGGCCTGAAGTTCAGCAACGGTGACGACCTCACCTCCGCGGACGTGAAGTTCTCCTTCGACCGCATGCTGAAGATCGACGACCCGGCCGGTCCCGCCCTGATGTTCCCGATGCTCGACAAAGTCGAGACACCGGACGCCCGGACGGCCGTCTTCCACCTGAAGGTGCCCGACGCCACCTTCCCCAGCAAGATCGCCTCCGGCGCCGGCTCCATCGTGGACCACCGCCAGTACGACGCGAACGCCCTGCGCACCGACCACCAGGCGGTCGGCTCCGGCCCCTACAAGCTGGACTCCTTCGACAAGGACCAGGCCGTCTTCTCCGTGAACGGCAACTACCAGGGCACCGCCAAGATCAACAACTCCGGCGTCACCCTGAAGTTCTTCCACGGCGACCGCACCGCGCTGAAGGACTCCCTCCTCGACGGCGGCGTCGACATCGCCTACCGAGGCCTGACCGCCACCGACATCGCCCAGCTCGACCAGCAGGACGACAGCAAGGGCGTCGAGGTCATCGAGGGCACCAGCGCCGAGGTGCAGCACCTGGTCTTCAACATGAAGGACCCGGTGGCCGGCAAGCTCGGCGTCCGCAAGGCCATCGCCTACCTCATCGACCGCGACGCCCTGATCAAGGACGTCTACCAGGGCACCGCCACCCCGCTGTACTCGATCGTCCCGGCCGGTGTCGCGGGCCACAACACCGCCTTCTTCGACACCTACGGCGCCCGCCCCTCCCAGGCCAAGGCCGCCGCCGCGCTGCGGGCCGACAACATCACCGGCAAGGTGAAGCTCACCCTGTGGTCCACGCCGTCCCGCTACGGCCCCGCCACCGACGAGGAGCTGAAGGCCATCGCCGAACAGCTCAACGCCAGCGGCCTCTTCGACGCCGACGTCAAGTCCGTCGCCTTCGACCAGTACGAGAAGGACATCGCCGCCGGCAAGTACGGCGTGTACGTGAAGGGCTGGGTGCCGGACTACCCGGACGCCGACAACTTCACCGCCCCCTTCTTCGGCAAGGGCAACGTGCTGGACAACCACTACGACAACCGCGCCATCACCGGCTCCCTGCTGCCCGGCACCGCCGCTCAGAGCGACCGCTCGGCCACCGACAAGGACTTCGGCAGGCTCCAGGACATCGTCGCCGACGAGCTGCCCGTCCTGCCGGTCTGGCAGGCCAAGCAGTACGCGGTCGTCCACGACGGCGTCTACGGCCTGGAGTACTGCCTGGACGCCTCCACGGTGTTCCGGTTCTGGGAACTCAGCAAGAGCAGCTGA
- a CDS encoding RecB family exonuclease gives MDSSIDEAVTSDAGDGAGAGPAASGGPGGAAGGRSAAAPVSLSPSRAGDFMQCPLLYRFRVIDRLPEKPSEAATRGTLVHAVLERLFDAPAGERTAPRAKALVPGQWERLRESRPELTELFADDPDGERLAGWLAEAERLVERWFTLEDPTRLEPAERELFVETELDSGLRLRGIIDRVDVAPTGEVRIVDYKTGKAPRPEYAEGALFQMKFYALVVWRLKGVVPRRLQLVYLGSGDVLTYDPVPADLERVERRLHALWEAIRQATESGDWRPRPTKLCGWCDHRAHCPEFGGTPPPYPLPVRAAGSRAG, from the coding sequence ATGGACAGCAGCATCGACGAGGCAGTGACGTCGGACGCGGGAGACGGGGCCGGGGCCGGCCCCGCGGCGAGTGGTGGCCCGGGCGGGGCCGCCGGGGGGCGGAGCGCCGCCGCGCCGGTCTCGCTGTCGCCGTCCCGGGCCGGCGACTTCATGCAGTGTCCGCTGCTGTACCGGTTCCGGGTGATCGACCGGCTGCCGGAGAAGCCGAGCGAGGCGGCGACCCGGGGCACGCTGGTGCACGCCGTGCTGGAGCGGCTGTTCGACGCGCCCGCCGGGGAGCGGACCGCGCCGCGGGCGAAGGCGCTGGTCCCGGGGCAGTGGGAACGGCTGCGGGAGAGCCGGCCGGAGCTGACCGAGCTGTTCGCCGACGATCCGGACGGCGAGCGGCTGGCCGGCTGGCTCGCCGAGGCGGAGCGGCTGGTGGAGCGCTGGTTCACGCTGGAGGACCCCACGCGGCTGGAGCCGGCCGAACGGGAGCTGTTCGTGGAGACCGAGCTGGACTCGGGGCTGCGGCTGCGCGGAATCATCGACCGGGTGGACGTGGCGCCGACCGGCGAGGTGCGGATCGTCGACTACAAGACGGGCAAGGCCCCGCGCCCGGAGTACGCCGAGGGCGCGCTCTTCCAGATGAAGTTCTACGCCCTGGTCGTCTGGCGGCTGAAGGGCGTCGTGCCGCGCCGGCTCCAGCTGGTGTATCTCGGCAGCGGGGACGTGCTGACGTACGACCCGGTGCCGGCCGATCTGGAGCGGGTGGAGCGCAGGCTGCACGCGCTGTGGGAGGCCATCAGGCAGGCGACGGAGAGCGGGGACTGGCGGCCCCGGCCGACCAAGCTGTGCGGCTGGTGCGACCACCGGGCGCACTGCCCGGAGTTCGGCGGCACTCCCCCGCCCTATCCGCTGCCGGTCCGCGCGGCGGGGTCCCGGGCGGGGTGA
- a CDS encoding HAD family phosphatase, which yields MTSTVPAPGTRTAEGSALQAVLLDMDGTLVDTEGFWWDVEVEVFASLGHTLDDTWRHVVVGGPMTRSAGFLIEATGADIGLAELTVLLNEGFESRIDRALPLMPGAARLLAELHRHEVPTALVSASHRRIIDRVLSVLGPHHFALSIAGDEVSRTKPFPDPYLLAAAGLGAEPARCAVVEDTATGVAAAEAAGCRVVAVPSVAPIGPALGRTVVSSLEEIDLAFLRGMMTAAR from the coding sequence ATGACCAGTACGGTCCCCGCGCCAGGAACCCGTACGGCCGAAGGATCCGCCCTGCAGGCGGTGCTGCTCGACATGGACGGCACCCTGGTGGACACCGAAGGCTTCTGGTGGGACGTCGAGGTGGAGGTCTTCGCCTCCCTCGGGCACACCCTGGACGACACCTGGCGCCATGTCGTGGTCGGCGGTCCCATGACCCGCAGCGCCGGCTTCCTCATCGAGGCGACCGGCGCCGACATCGGCCTCGCCGAACTCACCGTGCTGCTCAACGAGGGCTTCGAGAGCCGGATCGACCGGGCGCTGCCGCTGATGCCGGGCGCCGCCCGGCTGCTCGCCGAACTGCACCGGCACGAGGTCCCCACCGCCCTGGTCTCCGCCTCCCACCGGCGCATCATCGACCGCGTGCTGTCCGTCCTCGGCCCGCACCACTTCGCCCTGTCCATCGCCGGCGACGAGGTCTCCCGCACCAAGCCCTTCCCGGACCCGTATCTGCTCGCCGCCGCCGGACTCGGCGCGGAACCCGCCCGCTGCGCCGTGGTCGAGGACACCGCGACCGGGGTCGCCGCGGCCGAGGCCGCGGGCTGCCGGGTGGTCGCCGTCCCCTCCGTCGCCCCCATCGGCCCGGCCCTGGGACGCACCGTCGTCTCCTCGCTGGAAGAGATCGACCTGGCATTTCTGCGCGGCATGATGACGGCAGCGCGCTAG
- a CDS encoding ABC transporter substrate-binding protein, giving the protein MNRKTLVLPAVAGLLTPVLAACGGSDSGSKSGDAIVVGTTDQFTATQAAPAPLDPAYAYDVGTWNILRQSVQTLMAQPKGEGEPVPDAAESCSFTDSGSERYACKLREGLKFASGDPVTAEDVKYSIERALRIDADSGVSALLNTIDTIETQGDRDVVFHLKTADATFPYKLSTPVAGIINPKDYPKDKLREGFEIDGSGPYTFKADVKDDAIATATFTKNPSYKGNVTVNNSQVELRSFADADAMGDAIDKGDIDVMTRTMSPAQIQKLDTGDDGKVDLVDMPGLEIRYLAFNTDATSVKSKAVRQAMAQLINRGELVSKVYGTQAEPLYSMVPATVTGHSNSFFNKYGNPSVAKAKDLLEKAGISTPVKLTLHYTTDHYGSATKQEFEILQKQLNDSGLFDATIEGHPWKTFRPAEQKGAYDVYGMGWFPDFPDADNFLAPFLDKDNFLGSPYNNNTVQRSLIPQSRREADRLGASKSLTEIQDRVADDVPILPLWQGKQYVAARDDITGAAYALNSSSTLQLWELGRGVSG; this is encoded by the coding sequence ATGAACCGCAAGACTTTGGTGCTGCCGGCGGTGGCCGGCCTGCTCACCCCGGTTCTCGCCGCGTGCGGCGGATCCGACAGCGGGAGCAAGAGCGGTGACGCCATCGTCGTCGGTACCACGGACCAGTTCACGGCCACCCAGGCGGCCCCCGCGCCCCTCGACCCGGCCTACGCCTACGACGTCGGCACCTGGAACATCCTGCGCCAGTCCGTGCAGACCCTGATGGCGCAGCCCAAGGGCGAGGGCGAGCCCGTCCCGGACGCCGCCGAGAGCTGCTCCTTCACCGACAGCGGCAGCGAGCGCTACGCCTGCAAGCTGCGCGAGGGCCTGAAGTTCGCGAGCGGCGACCCGGTGACCGCCGAGGACGTGAAGTACTCCATCGAGCGTGCGCTGCGCATCGACGCCGACAGCGGTGTGTCCGCCCTGCTGAACACCATCGACACCATCGAGACGCAGGGCGACCGTGACGTCGTCTTCCACCTGAAGACCGCCGACGCCACCTTCCCCTACAAGCTGTCCACTCCGGTCGCGGGCATCATCAACCCGAAGGACTACCCGAAGGACAAGCTCCGCGAGGGCTTCGAGATCGACGGTTCCGGCCCGTACACCTTCAAGGCCGACGTCAAGGACGACGCCATCGCGACGGCCACCTTCACCAAGAACCCTTCGTACAAGGGCAATGTGACGGTGAACAACAGCCAGGTCGAGCTGCGCTCCTTCGCCGATGCCGACGCCATGGGCGACGCGATCGACAAGGGTGACATCGACGTCATGACCCGCACCATGTCGCCCGCGCAGATCCAGAAGCTGGACACCGGCGACGACGGCAAGGTCGACCTGGTCGACATGCCCGGCCTGGAAATCCGCTACCTGGCCTTCAACACCGACGCCACCAGCGTCAAGTCCAAGGCCGTACGCCAGGCCATGGCCCAGCTCATCAACCGCGGCGAACTGGTCTCCAAGGTCTACGGCACCCAGGCCGAGCCGCTGTACTCGATGGTCCCGGCCACCGTCACCGGCCACTCCAACTCGTTCTTCAACAAGTACGGCAACCCCAGCGTCGCCAAGGCCAAGGACCTGCTCGAGAAGGCCGGCATCTCCACCCCGGTGAAGCTGACCCTGCACTACACCACCGACCACTACGGTTCGGCCACCAAGCAGGAGTTCGAGATCCTGCAGAAGCAGCTCAACGACAGCGGCCTGTTCGACGCCACCATCGAGGGCCACCCCTGGAAGACCTTCCGGCCCGCCGAGCAGAAGGGTGCGTACGACGTCTACGGCATGGGCTGGTTCCCCGACTTCCCCGACGCCGACAACTTCCTCGCGCCCTTCCTGGACAAGGACAACTTCCTCGGCTCGCCGTACAACAACAACACCGTCCAGCGCTCGCTGATCCCGCAGTCCCGCCGTGAGGCCGACCGGCTCGGCGCTTCCAAGAGCCTGACCGAGATCCAGGACCGCGTCGCCGACGACGTTCCGATCCTGCCGCTGTGGCAGGGCAAGCAGTACGTCGCCGCGCGCGACGACATCACGGGCGCCGCCTACGCCCTCAACTCCTCCTCGACGCTTCAGCTGTGGGAGCTCGGCCGCGGCGTGAGCGGCTGA